From the Streptomyces nigrescens genome, one window contains:
- a CDS encoding helix-turn-helix domain-containing protein has protein sequence MTDFQQSRVALGARLRELRTSRPGGRLTGTQLAERLGWTQSKVSKLERGRQTATIEDLQQWAEGTGQPEAFNELRSRLHGIESHHRSWRRLLSSGHRAVQEDLNAQHAQSTIFHAWQNAMIVGVLQTPDYARHIFSRYAELQRSPKDTEDAVRARMKRQQGLYDHRRKYHLLMWEPVLYTLICPPSVLAGQLDRIAGAIGLDTVELGIVPLTAAVKVPPASGFSIHDERLAVVETWHAGLRIDDPDSVSTYLRTWQTLQKSAVYGHTAHQIIDRARHAIGTK, from the coding sequence GTGACCGACTTCCAGCAGTCGCGAGTTGCCCTCGGGGCTCGACTGCGCGAACTCCGTACCTCGCGGCCTGGAGGTCGGCTCACCGGCACACAACTGGCCGAACGCCTAGGCTGGACTCAGTCCAAGGTCAGCAAGCTGGAGCGGGGCCGCCAGACGGCCACTATCGAAGACCTCCAGCAGTGGGCAGAGGGGACTGGTCAGCCCGAAGCATTCAACGAACTCCGGTCACGTCTCCATGGAATAGAGTCACACCATCGCTCATGGCGGCGGCTGCTCAGCTCCGGACACAGGGCCGTTCAGGAGGATTTGAACGCCCAGCATGCGCAATCAACCATCTTCCATGCATGGCAAAATGCAATGATCGTTGGCGTTCTCCAGACACCTGATTATGCGCGCCACATTTTCAGCCGCTATGCAGAACTACAGCGCTCCCCAAAAGATACCGAAGACGCCGTACGCGCAAGGATGAAACGCCAGCAAGGACTGTACGATCACCGACGTAAATATCACCTCCTGATGTGGGAACCAGTCCTGTACACACTGATCTGCCCACCATCAGTCCTCGCTGGGCAACTGGACCGAATCGCCGGGGCTATCGGCTTGGATACCGTCGAATTGGGTATCGTGCCACTTACTGCCGCCGTGAAGGTACCGCCCGCAAGCGGATTCTCAATCCATGATGAGCGCCTTGCTGTTGTCGAGACATGGCATGCGGGACTCCGGATCGATGACCCTGACAGCGTCTCAACTTACCTCCGAACGTGGCAGACGCTTCAGAAATCCGCCGTTTACGGTCACACCGCACACCAGATCATCGACCGTGCGAGACATGCCATCGGCACCAAATGA
- a CDS encoding VOC family protein, which yields MIAKLQCVVLDCADIVELSRFYQSLLGGVVNQPDPRWSLDDGWATLHTDGGFVMAFQRVEDHQSPRWPDPARPQQFHLDLGVKDLDQAQEDVLKLGATMLDEGDGRRSWRIFADPAGHPFCLVRD from the coding sequence ATGATCGCCAAGCTGCAGTGTGTGGTGTTGGACTGTGCCGATATCGTTGAGCTGTCCCGGTTCTACCAGTCGCTTCTCGGCGGTGTGGTGAACCAGCCGGATCCGCGGTGGTCGCTCGACGACGGCTGGGCGACGCTCCACACCGATGGTGGGTTCGTGATGGCCTTCCAACGAGTGGAAGATCATCAGTCACCGCGGTGGCCGGATCCCGCTCGGCCCCAGCAGTTCCACCTCGACCTGGGGGTCAAGGACCTGGACCAAGCTCAGGAAGACGTGCTCAAGCTGGGTGCCACCATGCTCGATGAGGGGGACGGGAGGCGGAGTTGGCGCATCTTCGCTGATCCGGCAGGTCACCCGTTCTGTCTCGTCCGGGACTGA